In Necator americanus strain Aroian chromosome IV, whole genome shotgun sequence, the following proteins share a genomic window:
- a CDS encoding hypothetical protein (NECATOR_CHRIV.G16898.T1): protein MLCTEDTLERLQVKGIGGELGKGDDYKLSYHGTSNRNGAGVILNETFKNSVTAVGRLSDCLMALNVDTGEVELRVVSAYAPQVGCSEKRRREGVLLGRSGAVRQIPGGKMYFESEETSTDVSLFGKTASRVVMEDRAMELVTTTGCESWSTSLQVT, encoded by the coding sequence ATGCTGTGTACAGAAGAcacgctggaaaggctccaagtcaAGGGAATTGGCGGGGAATTGGGAAAAGGCGATGACTACAAGCTTagctaccacggcacatcaaatcgcaatggcgcTGGTGTCATATTGAACGAGACGTTTAAAAACAGCGTCACTGCAGTGGGTCGACTATCGGATTGTCTAATGGCTCTAAATGTAgacacaggagaagtggagTTGCGAGtggtctctgcttatgcgccacaggtgggctgtagtgaaaagcgaagaagagaaggcgtgcttttgggaagatctggagcagtacgtcaaATCCCTGGAGGAAAGATGTACTTCGAGTcagaggagacttcaacggacgtGTCGCTTTTCGGAAAGAcggcttcgagagttgtcatggagGATAgggctatggagctcgtaacgacgacgggttgcgaatcatGGAGTACGtcgttgcaagtgacttga
- a CDS encoding hypothetical protein (NECATOR_CHRIV.G16901.T2), translating to MKFEGRGFLATSPTVNYLVIYSFESDINFYFYSIYKFPVLFALQTDPLPIATVSIKKHFQTFFSMVQVFTVGILLFLFSLTMGEIDSNATEEVEGNLNEVDVSHPRAIVKRQTFCGTNRNCPHWVNNGFCRSSFYDTTTKMRYCGKECRLC from the exons atgaagtTCGAAGGCAGAG ggtTTCTAGCGACTTCGCCGACTGTGAACTATTTGGTCATCTACTCCTTCGAATCCGacatcaatttttatttttattctatctaCAAGTTTCCAGTATTATTCGCATTGCAGACTGATCCTCTACCAATTGCAACA gtaTCAATCAAGAAACACTTTCAGACATTTTTCTCAATGGTTCAAGTTTTCACCGTTggtattttactttttctattttctttgacAA TGGGAGAAATTGACTCAAATGCAACAGAAGAAGTGGAAGGGAACCTAAATGAAGTGGATGTATCGCACCCTCGCGCCATAGTTAAAC GTCAAACGTTTTGCGGAACAAATCGAAA cTGTCCTCATTGGGTCAATAATGGATTCTGCAGAAGCAGCTTTTACGACACAACGACGAAGATGCGGTATTGTGGAAAGGAATGTCGCCTCTGTTGA
- a CDS encoding hypothetical protein (NECATOR_CHRIV.G16901.T1): MFIATPHSEATSAQAPEQLSIMRKQNIILEMIHMLEITKDMASASRKKYEVRRQRDIKQEGFLATSPTVNYLVIYSFESDINFYFYSIYKFPVLFALQTDPLPIATVSIKKHFQTFFSMVQVFTVGILLFLFSLTMGEIDSNATEEVEGNLNEVDVSHPRAIVKRQTFCGTNRNCPHWVNNGFCRSSFYDTTTKMRYCGKECRLC, translated from the exons ATGTTCATCGCTACACCACATTCCGAAGCAACATCAGCGCAAGCTCCTGAACAATTGTCCATTATGCGTAAACAGAATAT AATACTGGAAATGATACACATGCTCGAAATTACCAAAGACATGGCTAGTGCTTctagaaaaaagtatgaagtTCGAAGGCAGAG AGACATCAAGCAAGAAG ggtTTCTAGCGACTTCGCCGACTGTGAACTATTTGGTCATCTACTCCTTCGAATCCGacatcaatttttatttttattctatctaCAAGTTTCCAGTATTATTCGCATTGCAGACTGATCCTCTACCAATTGCAACA gtaTCAATCAAGAAACACTTTCAGACATTTTTCTCAATGGTTCAAGTTTTCACCGTTggtattttactttttctattttctttgacAA TGGGAGAAATTGACTCAAATGCAACAGAAGAAGTGGAAGGGAACCTAAATGAAGTGGATGTATCGCACCCTCGCGCCATAGTTAAAC GTCAAACGTTTTGCGGAACAAATCGAAA cTGTCCTCATTGGGTCAATAATGGATTCTGCAGAAGCAGCTTTTACGACACAACGACGAAGATGCGGTATTGTGGAAAGGAATGTCGCCTCTGTTGA
- a CDS encoding hypothetical protein (NECATOR_CHRIV.G16900.T1), giving the protein MLASKSRGDLQKQVVLEGLQQHELCLNVSKSEHMYCGPRIEDGLVRVDGTESDKVNCFRYLGSKVTSTGDIDQEGRASVNAAWMEWQMKTGVLCDKKVPDRLKSKIYRTVVRPVALCG; this is encoded by the coding sequence atgctcgcgtcgaaGTCTCGAGGTGATCTTCAAAAACAAGTAGTCTTGGAAGGATTGCAGCAACATGAATTGTGCCTTAATGTATCAAAAAGTGAGCACATGTATTGCGGACCAAGAATAGAAGATGGTTTAgttcgtgtcgatggcaccgaatcagacaaggtgaactgtttcaggtaccttggatccaaagtgacttccacaggcgacattgatcaagaaggtcgagcaagTGTAAATGCGGCATGGATGGAGTGGCAAATGAAAACaggcgtactgtgcgacaagaaagtcccagatcgactgaagtcgaagatttacaggacggttgtgcgtcctgttgccctttgcggatag
- a CDS encoding hypothetical protein (NECATOR_CHRIV.G16902.T1) → MLLVIVCCATLCSSILAKPVQNTTFIFDLLLKLDDQEMDELIKVMKIMRDTSLTIEDRCAKVEPFLEGKIPNKALRLVMELNDYVVKLVESSASSKVKDLFNKFRDLWIDKKFLKMKFEEKKAAVEKIRNSFSKNEVKELEKLEMKIKKKQKELGIEDFADMFTGLNE, encoded by the exons ATGTTGTTGGTTATCGTGTGCTGTGCCACTTTGTGCAGCAGTATTTTGGCTAAACCCGTACAGAATACGACATTTATAT TTGACCTGCTGTTGAAACTGGACGATCAAGAAATGGATGAACTCATCAAG GTCATGAAGATAATGAGAGACACATCGCTCACAATAGAGGATCGCTGTGCTAAAGTCGAACCGTTTCTAGAAGGA aaaatcccCAACAAAGCGCTGCGGCTTGTTATGGAACTTAATGACTATGTGGTGAAACTTGTCGAGTCTAGCGCAAGCTCTAAG GTGAAAGATCTCTTCAATAAATTTCGCGACTTATGGATtgacaaaaaatttttaaagatgaaatttgaagagaagaaagcagCG GTCGAGAAGATAAGGAATAGTTTCAGTAAGAATGAGGTGAAGGAATTGGAGAAGCTTGAGATGAAGATTAAG aaaaaacaaaaagagctCGGAATCGAGGATTTCGCGGACATGTTTACGGGACTAAACGAATGA
- a CDS encoding hypothetical protein (NECATOR_CHRIV.G16901.T4) produces the protein MIERRPVLTPLIAAVQNGPTSILTVISSASPGAQLLTQMHQRERDIKQEGFLATSPTVNYLVIYSFESDINFYFYSIYKFPVLFALQTDPLPIATVSIKKHFQTFFSMVQVFTVGILLFLFSLTMGEIDSNATEEVEGNLNEVDVSHPRAIVKRQTFCGTNRNCPHWVNNGFCRSSFYDTTTKMRYCGKECRLC, from the exons ATGATCGAACGGAGACCCGTGCTAACGcctctcatcgctgcagttcagaatggtcctacctcgatctTGACCGTTATCTCCTCTGCATCTCCTGGAGCGCAGCTGCTCACACAaatgcacc AACGTGAAAGAGACATCAAGCAAGAAG ggtTTCTAGCGACTTCGCCGACTGTGAACTATTTGGTCATCTACTCCTTCGAATCCGacatcaatttttatttttattctatctaCAAGTTTCCAGTATTATTCGCATTGCAGACTGATCCTCTACCAATTGCAACA gtaTCAATCAAGAAACACTTTCAGACATTTTTCTCAATGGTTCAAGTTTTCACCGTTggtattttactttttctattttctttgacAA TGGGAGAAATTGACTCAAATGCAACAGAAGAAGTGGAAGGGAACCTAAATGAAGTGGATGTATCGCACCCTCGCGCCATAGTTAAAC GTCAAACGTTTTGCGGAACAAATCGAAA cTGTCCTCATTGGGTCAATAATGGATTCTGCAGAAGCAGCTTTTACGACACAACGACGAAGATGCGGTATTGTGGAAAGGAATGTCGCCTCTGTTGA
- a CDS encoding hypothetical protein (NECATOR_CHRIV.G16897.T2), with protein MNRSVVLMHHNDEVKELERSTRGVFGAIVRLRIDITLHCFTLKGEEIVVSLNDELNSNVLVNPEEWIKYLGSKVTSTGDIDQEGRASVNAAWMEWQMKTGDGCASCCPLRIGVTLKGVKPAADQGFAGWTV; from the exons ATGAACAGGAGCGTAGTTCTCATGCATCACAATGACGAGGTGAAAGAACTCGAAAGGTCCACAAGAG GTGTTTTTGGTGCAATAGTTCGGTTGAGGATCGACATTACATTGCATTGCTTCACTTTGAAG GGTGAGGAGATCGTTGTCTCTCTGAACGATGAGCTGAATTCGAATGTTCTGGTGAATCCGGAGGAATGGATCAA gtaccttggatccaaagtgacttccacaggcgacattgatcaagaaggtcgagcaagTGTAAATGCGGCATGGATGGAGTGGCAAATGAAAACaggc gacggttgtgcgtcctgttgccctttgcggataggtgtaacgctaaaag GCGTGAAGCCCGCAGCAGACCAAGGATTCGCTGGTtggaccgtgtga
- a CDS encoding hypothetical protein (NECATOR_CHRIV.G16899.T1): MGARQSEDRGAYLAAKSEVKKVVFKAMSDRYKAGFNMLDTRGGERTVHRLIRARHLSTLDMEHTKIVKAADGAVLRHSAQILEKWREYCNQ, from the coding sequence ATGGGGGCGCGTCAGTCTGAAGATCgtggtgcttacctagcggcgaagagtgAGGTTAAGAAGGTAGTCTTCAAGGCGatgtcggaccgctacaaggctgggttcaacatgcttgataccagaggaGGAGAGCGCACAGTACATCGTTTAATCAGAGCGCGTCACCTCTcgacgttggatatggagcacaccaagatcgttaaggcagctgatggagccgttctgcgacACTCTGCTCAGATCCTGGAGAAATGGCGAGAGTACTGTAATCAATAA
- a CDS encoding hypothetical protein (NECATOR_CHRIV.G16897.T1): MNRSVVLMHHNDEVKELERSTRGVFGAIVRLRIDITLHCFTLKQFALFTVIILNFYLLFSLSRPRVRRSLSL, from the exons ATGAACAGGAGCGTAGTTCTCATGCATCACAATGACGAGGTGAAAGAACTCGAAAGGTCCACAAGAG GTGTTTTTGGTGCAATAGTTCGGTTGAGGATCGACATTACATTGCATTGCTTCACTTTGAAG CAATTTGCACTTTTTACTGTAATAATTCTCAATTTCTACCTACTCTTTTCACTCTCCCGACCAAGGGTGAGGAGATCGTTGTCTCTCTGA
- a CDS encoding hypothetical protein (NECATOR_CHRIV.G16896.T1), with product MVNVSTSTFDDAIASSSEKMCSVMNTSCACHYEYQFYEFPERILLGLVALPIITFGLCANLTSVRIFTHRLMSSSSINWYLAVLSASDTFILISAFFVLSLPRLGEYLMWWRANYISYSMAPYMYGVMMMAQTISVFMTVGVSVHRYIGVCHPYKSVEWLPKKRVTTFIICLVVFSILFNTTRFFEVHVSNVCFRININYYMPSLQPTALRLSDLYRNIFFGWAYTIVMYVVPFSLLIILNSLVLSAVRRSRRMHMVSQCGLENDEFSKKAERKERQTSIMLIAIVLLFISCNTLAFVCNIMENLDEVGPVYQSMVTFNNLLVMVNASCNICIYMLFSEKYRMLLRHYVFCDWSRQGEMLISSAAG from the exons ATGGTGAACGTGAGCACGTCGACGTTCGATGATGCGATCGCCTCATCAAGCGAAAAGATGTGCTCGGTGATGAACACATCGTGTGCATGTCACTACGAATATCAATTCTACGAATTCCCCGAACGTATACTTCTGGGCTTGGTTGCATTGCCAATCATTACGTTTGGATTATGCGCTAATCTCACCTCTGTACGTATATTCACACATCGTCTCATGTCATCCTCATCGATCAACTGGTATTTGGCTGTCCTATCAGCATCAGATACATTTATTCTGATTTCGGCGTTTTTTGTTCTATCATTGCCCAGACTCGGCGAATACCTCATGTGGTGGCGTGCGAACTATATCAG TTACTCCATGGCTCCATATATGTATGGCGTTATGATGATGGCACAAACGATAAG TGTTTTTATGACTGTCGGCGTCTCTGTTCATCGTTACATTGGCGTTTGTCATCCGTACAAATCAGTGGAATGGTTACCGAAAAAGCGTGTCACGACGTTCATTATTTGCCTTGTCGTATTCAGCATACTGTTCAATACAACTCGCTTCTTTGAG GTTCACGTCTCGAATGTATGCTTTCGTATCAACATCAACTACTACATGCCTTCCCTGCAACCAACAGCGTTACGACTCTCAGATTTATACAG AAATATCTTCTTCGGATGGGCTTACACTATAGTGATGTACGTTGTGCCGTTCagtttattgattattttgaatTCGTTGGTGCTCAGTGCTGTGAGACGTAGCCGACGGATGCATATGGTCAGCCAG TGTGGTCTCGAAAATGATGAATTCTCCAAAAAAGCCGAACGGAAAGAGAGACAAACTTCTATTATGCTCATCGCTATTGTGCTGCTGTTCATCTCTTGTAATACATTGGCATTCGTTTGTAATATCATGGAAAATCTTGATGAA GTTGGACCCGTTTATCAAAGTATGGTGACCTTCAATAACTTGCTG GTTATGGTCAATGCTTCATGTAATATATGCATCTACATGTTATTCTCGGAGAAGTACCGTATGTTGCTTCGCCATTACGTCTTCTGCGATTGGTCCAGGCAAGGCGAAATGCTCATCAGCTCAGCGGCTGGTTGA
- a CDS encoding hypothetical protein (NECATOR_CHRIV.G16896.T2), which yields MVNVSTSTFDDAIASSSEKMCSVMNTSCACHYEYQFYEFPERILLGLVALPIITFGLCANLTSVRIFTHRLMSSSSINWYLAVLSASDTFILISAFFVLSLPRLGEYLMWWRANYISYSMAPYMYGVMMMAQTISVFMTVGVSVHRYIGVCHPYKSVEWLPKKRVTTFIICLVVFSILFNTTRFFEVHVSNVCFRININYYMPSLQPTALRLSDLYRNIFFGWAYTIVMYVVPFSLLIILNSLVLSAVRRSRRMHMVSQCGLENDEFSKKAERKERQTSIMLIAIVLLFISCNTLAFVCNIMENLDEVGPVYQSMVTFNNLLVMVNASCNICIYMLFSEKYRMLLRHYVFCDWSRQGEMLISSAADFWSDAFNHSSASSPYRNHSNDRETQRPTSWTTRTSFAEIWDLTVRSADQNSHRSRYGRFPKMPLVFCTPRSRINQNSTCQD from the exons ATGGTGAACGTGAGCACGTCGACGTTCGATGATGCGATCGCCTCATCAAGCGAAAAGATGTGCTCGGTGATGAACACATCGTGTGCATGTCACTACGAATATCAATTCTACGAATTCCCCGAACGTATACTTCTGGGCTTGGTTGCATTGCCAATCATTACGTTTGGATTATGCGCTAATCTCACCTCTGTACGTATATTCACACATCGTCTCATGTCATCCTCATCGATCAACTGGTATTTGGCTGTCCTATCAGCATCAGATACATTTATTCTGATTTCGGCGTTTTTTGTTCTATCATTGCCCAGACTCGGCGAATACCTCATGTGGTGGCGTGCGAACTATATCAG TTACTCCATGGCTCCATATATGTATGGCGTTATGATGATGGCACAAACGATAAG TGTTTTTATGACTGTCGGCGTCTCTGTTCATCGTTACATTGGCGTTTGTCATCCGTACAAATCAGTGGAATGGTTACCGAAAAAGCGTGTCACGACGTTCATTATTTGCCTTGTCGTATTCAGCATACTGTTCAATACAACTCGCTTCTTTGAG GTTCACGTCTCGAATGTATGCTTTCGTATCAACATCAACTACTACATGCCTTCCCTGCAACCAACAGCGTTACGACTCTCAGATTTATACAG AAATATCTTCTTCGGATGGGCTTACACTATAGTGATGTACGTTGTGCCGTTCagtttattgattattttgaatTCGTTGGTGCTCAGTGCTGTGAGACGTAGCCGACGGATGCATATGGTCAGCCAG TGTGGTCTCGAAAATGATGAATTCTCCAAAAAAGCCGAACGGAAAGAGAGACAAACTTCTATTATGCTCATCGCTATTGTGCTGCTGTTCATCTCTTGTAATACATTGGCATTCGTTTGTAATATCATGGAAAATCTTGATGAA GTTGGACCCGTTTATCAAAGTATGGTGACCTTCAATAACTTGCTG GTTATGGTCAATGCTTCATGTAATATATGCATCTACATGTTATTCTCGGAGAAGTACCGTATGTTGCTTCGCCATTACGTCTTCTGCGATTGGTCCAGGCAAGGCGAAATGCTCATCAGCTCAGCGGCTG atttctggagtgatgcctttaaccactCAAGCGCTTCATCACCCTACAGGAATCATTCAAACGATAGGGAAACTCAAAGACCAACATCTTGGACAACGCGTACCTCATTTGCTGAGATTTG GGACCTAACGGTCCGCTCCGCAGATCAAAACTCGCACAGATCTCGATATGGG CGGTTCCCaaaaatgcctctagtgttctgcacACCACGATCTCGGATTAATCAAAATTCAACGTGCCAAGATtga
- a CDS encoding hypothetical protein (NECATOR_CHRIV.G16901.T3), with product MKFEGRGFLATSPTVNYLVIYSFESDINFYFYSIYKFPVLFALQTDPLPIATTFFSMVQVFTVGILLFLFSLTMGEIDSNATEEVEGNLNEVDVSHPRAIVKRQTFCGTNRNCPHWVNNGFCRSSFYDTTTKMRYCGKECRLC from the exons atgaagtTCGAAGGCAGAG ggtTTCTAGCGACTTCGCCGACTGTGAACTATTTGGTCATCTACTCCTTCGAATCCGacatcaatttttatttttattctatctaCAAGTTTCCAGTATTATTCGCATTGCAGACTGATCCTCTACCAATTGCAACA ACATTTTTCTCAATGGTTCAAGTTTTCACCGTTggtattttactttttctattttctttgacAA TGGGAGAAATTGACTCAAATGCAACAGAAGAAGTGGAAGGGAACCTAAATGAAGTGGATGTATCGCACCCTCGCGCCATAGTTAAAC GTCAAACGTTTTGCGGAACAAATCGAAA cTGTCCTCATTGGGTCAATAATGGATTCTGCAGAAGCAGCTTTTACGACACAACGACGAAGATGCGGTATTGTGGAAAGGAATGTCGCCTCTGTTGA